The Dermacentor albipictus isolate Rhodes 1998 colony chromosome 2, USDA_Dalb.pri_finalv2, whole genome shotgun sequence genome has a segment encoding these proteins:
- the LOC139056472 gene encoding uncharacterized protein gives MYASTSQYTTAACLAGGLYQQQSCLEPPNGHSSLELVRSPFAGARFIFSLICDFQVECNLEEEHIEALDLTVQKVCQKEESATPCFITPAGNLPCLSHRAAGPDSRVCFFGGFDTVSLTPGAVRDLCGVSDNVFSLLLSLLPHTRDKGTDVSLPNKLLIFLFKMKHGVPFSAIAVIFGIHETTAARTFHAVLGTLAGATRKWIYKPHMQVIRDTRPECFKVNYPDCTLIVDCTEVRTETPSEVRQQHVLYSTYKSGFTLKFLVAIAPSGLIVFKSKSYGGRCSDTQIVLESGFLEIIGQHDVILADKGFPGILAGVAGKSAVLIMPPFSTGNQPFSPAELQETYNVAQVRVHVERVIQRIKTHGILEHRIPVSLIPAMSEIFHMCCILANLQSPIIQSNTK, from the exons ATGTACGCTTCGACATCTCAATACACCACCGCTGCTTG TTTGGCTGGAGGCTTGTATCAGCAGCAGTCATGCCTTGAACCGCCAAATGGACACAGTAGCCTGGAGCTGGTACGTTCACCGTTTGCTGGAGCTCGATTCATATTCTCTCTCATTTGCGACTTTCAGGTTGAATGCAATCTTGAAGAGGAGCACATTGAGGCATTAGACCTTACAGTGCAAAAGGTGTGCCAGAAAGAAGAATCAGCCACACCATGCTTCATAACACCAGCAGGAAATTTGCCATGCCTATCGCACCGTGCTGCAGGACCAGACTCTAGGGTTTGCTTTTTTGGGGGATTCGACACAGTTTCCTTAACACCCGGTGCAGTGAGAGATCTCTGTGGCGTTTCAGACAATGTTTTCTCGCTCCTGTTAAGTCTCCTGCCTCACACGAGAGATAAGGGTACTGATGTCAGCCTTCCGAACAAACTTTTAATATTTCTATTCAAAATGAAGCATGGAGTGCCTTTTAGTGCAATTGCAGTAATTTTTGGCATTCATGAAACAACAGCAGCACGAACGTTTCATGCAGTTCTGGGCACGCTTGCGGGTGCTACAAGAAAGTGGATATATAAGCCACATATGCAAGTGATACGGGATACACGTCCAGAGTGTTTTAAGGTCAACTATCCTGACTGCACACTCATTGTCGATTGCACTGAAGTGCGCACAGAAACACCATCAGAGGTGAGGCAACAACATGTCCTCTACTCCACGTACAAAAGTGGCTTTACATTGAAATTTTTAGTTGCGATTGCCCCCTCTGGCCTCATTGTATTCAAGTCCAAATCCTATGGTGGGCGTTGCTCAGACACACAAATCGTGCTGGAATCAGGATTCCTTGAAATAATTGGTCAGCATGATGTTATTCTTGCTGATAAGGGTTTTCCTGGAATACTAGCAGGTGTAGCAGGTAAAAGTGCCGTACTGATTATGCCACCATTCTCAACTGGCAACCAGCCGTTCTCACCTGCAGAACTGCAAGAAACATACAATGTTGCTCAAGTGCGCGTGCATGTAGAGAGAGTGATACAGCGCATAAAAACTCATGGAATTTTGGAGCACCGTATTCCTGTCAGTTTGATTCCTGCCATGAGTGAAATTTTTCATATGTGCTGCATTTTGGCAAATCTGCAAAGTCCAATAATTCAAAGCAACACAAAGTAA
- the LOC139056429 gene encoding uncharacterized protein encodes MAPVVLRYGFRKVAGIDEYFRASALEKGRKLCAAKYAYDVEETLERFDGDSQVVAKCHSQVRQATYDVNIQLSSQRRILGAQCTCKAGLGGGCKHVAAVVLFVNEADAPSSTDRPQGWGRPSSKPDTSRRESIEELFGVGTKKGR; translated from the exons ATGGCACCCGTAGTGCTGCGCTACGGTTTTAGAAAAGTGGCCGGGATCGACGAATATTTCCGTGCTAGTGCGCTTGAGAAGGGCCGAAAGTTGTGCGCTGCGAAGTACGCTTACGACGTCGAGGAGACCCTGGAACGCTTTGATGGCGATTCACAAGTGGTGGCGAAATGCCACTCGCAAGTGCGTCAAGCTACGTACGACGTCAACATTCAG CTGTCATCGCAGCGGCGAATACTGGGTGCGCAGTGCACGTGCAAGGCCGGCCTTGGTGGCGGTTGCAAACATGTAGCTGCCGTCGTCCTGTTCGTCAACGAGGCCGACGCGCCGTCTTCGACTGATCGCCCTCAAGGGTGGGGTCGGCCGTCCTCTAAGCCGGACACTTCTCGAAGGGAGTCCATCGAAGAGCTTTTTGGAG TTGGCACAAAGAAAGGTCGGTAA